From the Hordeum vulgare subsp. vulgare chromosome 1H, MorexV3_pseudomolecules_assembly, whole genome shotgun sequence genome, the window GTGAACTAGCGAAAATTTTGCTCACCAGCGTTCTCATCCATCATTGTGGAAACCACGAAGACGATGTGGTGCGAGAACCTTGGGGGCGGTAAAGCTTCACAAAAAGTACActgggttggggggggggggtatatccATCACGCCGCTTGCCTGACACTCTCGTCTATGTCGAGGAAAGACAAGGAAAAATGGGAGGAGCGAGCTGTCATGAAGCAAACTGACTCATTATATGAATGATTACTAATTAACGAAAAGCTATaaatgacatggaaacaatatatAAAATTACCTAGCTATATTATTAATCACGCTCTTATTCTATAGCTAACGTGGATTATAAGGATCTTCACCACCAAATTTGCAACCCAAATTGCAAAGTAAACACATACTCCCTCTATCCCATATTAGTTGTTGCTGAAATGAATGCATTTAAACATACAGTGATAAATACATATGTTTGAGTGACAACAAATATGCAATGGAGGGGGTAGTAGTTAGTTACCATTCTACTTTAGATTGATAATGGACTTATTTCAATGCTTCATCACATTAAGGGTAATGTGCTCAAACAGGGATACTAATCGCTAGGTAGAATTGAGAAATGCTAGAGACTAAGATTTGTAAGGCATTAAgtatggtaagtttctttttaccAAATAATTATGGTTAGGACTAATTAAATTTAGTCTGCACAATCTTGACACACTAGAATATATACGATGAGGATCTCCTTTGAACATCAGAAGCATAATATGTTAGTTGTATTTAATATCGAGTTAAGTTAGGATACAATTGGAATGAACTGTCTAAAGTATTTAATACCATTCCATTACATCCAATGGTTACCGACATATGTTATACCATATCTTAATCACTCTGATACTTATAGCCTCTTCATTATACTTATAACCATGTAGTTATTCCCTACATTCTTTTGTTTACTTCACGACTTGTTATTCTTGTGATCATATAACTTATTATTTACGCCATACATCTTTAATTAACTTGTTTCCATGTTCTGACTCTCGAGCCACTCACGTTAGCTATCTTCATTTTTTTCGAACCATATTCATGTGCCAATACAAAAATACAATTAAGGATGTGACAGTTTTGATATAAGCCATCAAAATTCTCAATACAAATTCATGATTGTAAATTCATAGGGTCATAGTCTTTTCTTATATGATACTCCCTACTTTTCATAATAGATCATGTCTTAGAAAAAAATTACTCCCTTTCATTCATATTATTTGTCTTAGATTCGTCTAGATACATCCGTATCTAGACATGTTTTAGTGTTAGATACATACGTATATAGACAAATCTAACACAAGTAATAAGAATCAGAGGGAGTACTTTTTTCTTCATATTATGGTGTGTATATTTGAAATCGAGACAAAGTGAGGCAATGCATGCAAGAATATTTATGATGATGCACTACTTTTTGAAATGGAAGGAGCACTTCCTTGCAATTCTACTGTCCGATTCTTTGCTCTTCAGAAGTGTGTACTTTCTAAAAAAAATGATGTTATTGTAAACTGAAGTTGAAATTCAAAGATGATCCATACATGTGCAAGTATAAGATTCTTTCCCTTTTGCGATATGTTACTGCTATTTCTTAAAATATGTGCAAAATTACATGTTTTTATATGTTTCTTTCCAAGTCAACAATATTGAAGATAACATAGGAAGTTAAAGGAGCAATAATGTTTACTTGTAAATGTCAAAAGAacatatttttttgaaatatttagtgTTTCAGTTATGTTACTCAAACTTAATCTGCATATGCCAGGATACTACGAGTACATATCCCACTGGTTAACTGCTAGCTGAAAACTTGTCATAAAATTGCCAAATTAGAGATCCCTCAAATTAACTCGACTTTTCATAATTATCTCTTGTGAAGTTTGCTAATTATATTTCATTTAAACAAGAAGCCTGTCCTTGGTGATTCAAGGGAATATATCCACTCTATGACTTCCGGTCTGAGATATGAACAATATAATCAAATGAATTAAGTAGATCCAAATCTATAATTTGACTTGTTGCTTAGTATGTTTGAGTAGCATAACATAAACACTACTCATCATCTAAACTCTACTCAGAATGAGTATATCTGACTTGTTGCTTATTATGTTTGAGTATCATGTCTAAGCAtataagcatatatatataagcaGCTTCAGCTACATAAACAATCCATACCTTTAGCTGAAAGTCTTAAGATTATTACTCATCGTGTAAGTATTATGCTCAGAAGGAGCATATCACTTGTCCACAAAACAAAGAAGACAAAGTtaactaatactccctccgtccggaaatacttgtcttagaaatggatgtatctagacttattttagttaaagATACATCCATTGTATATatttttaggacaaatatcttcggacggagggagtactcatTAATACAATATTTTCCCCTTAGTGAATCcgaaaaggacaacacaaaataaGTCACACTAACACCAATTTTGTAGTATATATATTTGTACAATGATTCTGGGTTAAAAGTCGTCAGACCAAAAAGACATATTCTACAATCAAATTTCAGTATGAAAACCTCCCCACTAGCTAATTGGGTGGGTCCTCTTTACCACTAATCAGCAACGCCCATTAGATCATGCTGCACAACTGCGTGGCCTAATGGTCTGCTTAAGCCTACAAAATGATCATCAATCTTTGCATTATGCTGCACAGCACGTACCAATTCATTTGGAAGTTGAAGAAAAAGTCAATATGGTTATTCCCAGTGGAGTGTCTGGGTGAGggacaagtatgcatgcaagttcTGCAAGCCCTCAGAGCTAGCTAGAAATAGGCCTTGGCATTGGTTACATACACGGCCGAGACCAATGTGGTGGCGACATATATCACTGGCACACTCAGAGCAAGCTTTGCACCAAGGCAATCTTTCTAGCCGGTCCTTTTTGTGTACATGTGTCGCTCCACCGCGCATGCAATCAAAAACCCATTAGACTAGTGTTGGAATCGATATATAGAGGAAAAAGAATCCGATCCCCTCGGTCTCAAACCATCCATTATTTGCATCCACATTGCAAATCATCCTCGATTAATTAATAGCCAACCGATTAAGTATCTTGCGCAAAAAAAAAAAGATTAAGTATCGGCTGGCACCCACGAAATACAACTGCAGGACACACTTCTCACCCACAGAAAAAGGGGTATATACCAATCTGGAGCAGTCATACACAGTTTAATTTGAGTTACTAATAAGTTACTACTACTACCTAGCTATTAGAATCGAACACACATGCACATATGACATACGATACGGGTACCCTCATGAAATTAAGCGCAATACATACATGTTTCTGCTGCGGGGGCTGGGCGGCCTTGGATGGATGGATCACGGACCGATCACCAGTTCACCACTCGCTTTGCGAGCCGTAGaggaacgtcggcggcgagaagACGGAGTACCTGTTGTCGATCAGCTGCGGCGCGAggctgtcctcctcgtcgtcgtactCGTAGGCCGCCGGCGCTGCTGCGGCCGGGACGTCGTGGCTGCAGGCGGCGGCGCCTTCCGATGATTCCGCTGTGCTGCCGGGGCTGGGCGCCGGGCCCATCTGCGGCCCGGCCGGGCTGCCGGCGCTGCTCTCGCCGACGTCGATGGCGCCGCCGCCCGTGTACTTGGACGGGTCGGCGTGGCGGCCGGTGAGCTCCTGCACGAGCGCGCGGAAGCCCGCCGCGTTGGTCGACACCCGCACCGGGTTGGAGATGTAAACCACCTTGATCGGTTTGCCGCCCTTCCGCTTGTGCTTGCCGGAGCCGCTGGCCGCCGCGTCCCGGCGAGCATTGCCCTTGGCACCGCACTGCATCTTCTCCATGACCAAGATCGATCTAGCAAAGTATCAGCTGCTTAGGACGCTACCTCTTCCTGTGGTAGTTGATGTTTACACAGGAGATGACAGGGAAAGAAGGGGGGTGGTGTGCTGATTTGGCCGAGCTCTCGCCCATTTGTAACGGAGTCTGGACAGTGCAGGACGGCTGGTGGTTTGTACTTTTAGATGACATGAAAGGACAGTGGATAGAAGTGGTAGTAAACCAGTGAATTTATATATATGAACAGTGTTCAGAGGTTACTCAAACTCCTCTCCTCACATATCATACGCAGTGAGAAAGGAAAGGTGTGCAATGTGGGTGGTGAGGCGCCTTGGATAATGCATGGAGGGGTGGGTGTAATTGGCTACGTCTACCCAGGGAGAAAAGCACATGCGGCAAGTACTGAAACCCCGCAAATGCACTAATTTGGTTACCCTTATCGAAGGTGGCTAATAGGAACTCTAGCGGAGTTGTCAAAAGGCAGCCTCCATAATCGTTATGGAATGCACTCCAAGAGATTATGAAGGCTCGAGAGTAAACGTGTAAACTCAGAGTCTTCATATTTGTTGCCTCCATAATTCCGGGACCCATTTGTCAATGGGACATTTCCCCCCAACCTGGCTGAGATATAGAGTACTTTACATGCAATTGTCATATGAAGCGCGCTCCAAAAGATAGCCCTGGGACGTCTTATGTGGCAGTTAAGAAGACATATATGGTGGGTGCTACATAAATTATAGCGACTTGAGGCCATATGATGACTCTGATAGAGTGCATTTTTTTGCCGCAATCACCATA encodes:
- the LOC123413597 gene encoding uncharacterized protein LOC123413597, with translation MEKMQCGAKGNARRDAAASGSGKHKRKGGKPIKVVYISNPVRVSTNAAGFRALVQELTGRHADPSKYTGGGAIDVGESSAGSPAGPQMGPAPSPGSTAESSEGAAACSHDVPAAAAPAAYEYDDEEDSLAPQLIDNRYSVFSPPTFLYGSQSEW